In Streptomyces chartreusis NRRL 3882, the following are encoded in one genomic region:
- a CDS encoding nitrate- and nitrite sensing domain-containing protein, with translation MRRSKNSPEPSARGNFTPPPRTAAPAPVPGSEPTAAPAQSGGRLSPRNWRVATRLNAILLIPVLVGLVMGGFQVKSSIDTWQEAEDAENTARLVRASLLYANALYNERDTSAAPLLKGSAQTAQDKATVAQVRKATDEAADAFDAAAQNMPAKPGLERRLKLFREAEPKLQTLRQVAYTSKLKGVQTEEGYVEVAHPLTEFANELGLGTGNITSYGRTVYAIELTKAALSLQRSIGMHILTKPGPDEGNLASQRIALSSYAYLERIAVEEYIGGGTEEDAAKLKAAEAKIRTDGAALAREAKAKNPDYVAPPSKPETMVSAVATLQTTDPSARAALAERGITAENWWAVNTLKFNAYEKIEADMADKAVSEASDIADDAQRDAYITGAAVVVALLLAFILAGAVARQMSRSMRQLRNAAFGIAEQRLPMLVDQLSRTDPGRVDTRVQAIPITTTDEIGEVARAFDQVHREAVRLAAEQALLRGNINAIFTNLSRRNQSLIEGQLTLITDLENNEADPDQLENLFKLDHLATRMRRNGENLLVLAGEEPGRRWDQPVPLVDVLRAASSEVEQYERIELSGVPEAEIHGRAVTDLVHLLAELLENATTFSSPQTKVRVTATRLPDGRVMIEIHDKGIGLTAEDFADINHKLANPPTVDAAISQRMGLFVVGRLSDRHGIRVQLRPSGEQAGTTSLVMLPDAITHGGGGEQHVDRDEFTVSQIIPEQNFGGGENFSQQPMRTAAELGFDDSRYADVPDDIRELDPVGRSLMREERRAALEAQSHGQPALPGQNAQEQAETSGYAEEFHGRQGYDTGQGYDTGQTGYPDQPAAYDRQAPYEEQQRASYEEQRQTAYEEPQRGAYDEQYYAPNGGLPQNDTFSPNGGYPDPSSYAEPAQEEHSAPGSGGPGSFPAFEQRRHQDDWPQQDGYQNGYPSQYPSQAQETESAQAADASEQDRVGFDRPGPAHSAAPSLTDAGLPRRGSAANGANGAGGARHASQEPPASASTPESNGDSDWRSANDERWQQASQLRKPKAGGVTSSGLPRRVPKANLIEGSAESTPQGGPQVSRAPEDVRGRLSNLRRGVQRGRNAGSETNGQGFGPDSTYNQER, from the coding sequence GTGAGGCGAAGCAAGAACAGTCCCGAGCCGTCGGCCCGGGGCAACTTCACCCCGCCGCCGCGCACAGCGGCGCCCGCCCCCGTGCCCGGTTCGGAGCCGACGGCCGCGCCCGCCCAGAGCGGCGGCCGTCTCTCCCCGCGCAACTGGCGTGTGGCGACCAGGCTCAACGCGATCCTGCTCATACCCGTGCTGGTCGGCCTCGTCATGGGCGGCTTCCAGGTGAAGAGCTCGATCGACACCTGGCAGGAGGCCGAGGACGCGGAGAACACCGCGCGTCTGGTGCGGGCCTCCCTGCTGTACGCCAACGCCCTGTACAACGAGCGCGACACCTCCGCGGCGCCCCTGCTGAAGGGCAGCGCCCAGACCGCCCAGGACAAGGCGACCGTCGCCCAGGTCCGCAAGGCCACCGACGAGGCGGCCGACGCCTTCGACGCCGCGGCCCAGAACATGCCGGCCAAGCCCGGCCTGGAGCGCCGTCTGAAGCTGTTCCGCGAGGCGGAGCCGAAGCTCCAGACGCTGCGCCAGGTCGCGTACACCTCCAAGCTCAAGGGCGTGCAGACCGAAGAGGGCTACGTCGAGGTCGCCCACCCGCTGACGGAGTTCGCCAACGAGCTGGGCCTCGGCACCGGCAACATCACCAGCTACGGCCGGACCGTCTACGCCATCGAGCTCACCAAGGCGGCCCTGTCGCTGCAGCGCTCCATCGGCATGCACATCCTGACCAAGCCGGGCCCGGACGAGGGCAACCTGGCCAGTCAGCGCATCGCCCTGTCCTCGTACGCCTACCTCGAGCGCATCGCCGTCGAGGAGTACATCGGCGGCGGTACCGAGGAGGACGCGGCCAAGCTCAAGGCGGCCGAGGCGAAGATCAGGACCGACGGCGCCGCGCTGGCCCGGGAGGCCAAGGCCAAGAACCCGGACTACGTCGCCCCGCCGTCCAAGCCGGAGACGATGGTCTCCGCCGTCGCGACGCTGCAGACCACGGACCCGAGCGCCCGTGCCGCCCTCGCCGAGAGGGGCATCACCGCCGAGAACTGGTGGGCGGTCAACACGCTCAAGTTCAACGCCTACGAGAAGATCGAGGCGGACATGGCCGACAAGGCCGTGAGCGAAGCCTCCGACATCGCCGACGACGCCCAGCGCGACGCCTACATCACCGGTGCCGCCGTCGTGGTCGCGCTGCTCCTGGCCTTCATCCTGGCCGGCGCGGTGGCCCGCCAGATGAGCCGCTCGATGCGCCAGCTGCGCAACGCCGCCTTCGGCATCGCCGAGCAGCGCCTGCCGATGCTCGTCGACCAGCTCTCCCGCACCGACCCCGGACGCGTCGACACCCGCGTCCAGGCCATCCCGATCACCACCACGGACGAGATCGGCGAGGTCGCCCGCGCCTTCGACCAGGTCCACCGCGAGGCCGTCCGGCTCGCCGCCGAGCAGGCGCTGCTGCGGGGCAACATCAACGCGATCTTCACCAACCTCTCGCGCCGCAACCAGTCGCTGATCGAGGGCCAGCTGACCCTGATCACCGACCTGGAGAACAACGAGGCCGACCCGGACCAGCTGGAGAACCTCTTCAAGCTGGACCACCTCGCGACCCGTATGCGCCGCAACGGCGAGAACCTCCTCGTCCTCGCCGGTGAGGAGCCCGGCCGCCGCTGGGACCAGCCGGTCCCGCTGGTCGACGTGCTGCGCGCCGCCTCCTCCGAGGTGGAGCAGTACGAGCGCATCGAGCTGTCGGGCGTCCCCGAGGCCGAGATCCACGGCCGGGCCGTGACCGACCTCGTGCACCTGCTCGCCGAGCTGCTGGAGAACGCGACGACGTTCTCCTCCCCGCAGACCAAGGTCCGTGTGACCGCCACCCGTCTCCCCGACGGCCGGGTCATGATCGAGATCCACGACAAGGGCATCGGCCTGACCGCCGAGGACTTCGCGGACATCAACCACAAGCTGGCCAACCCGCCGACCGTGGACGCCGCGATCTCGCAGCGCATGGGCCTGTTCGTGGTCGGCCGGCTGTCCGACCGGCACGGCATCCGCGTCCAGCTGCGCCCCTCGGGCGAGCAGGCCGGCACGACCTCGCTGGTCATGCTGCCCGACGCGATCACCCACGGTGGTGGCGGCGAGCAGCACGTGGACCGTGACGAGTTCACCGTCTCGCAGATCATCCCCGAGCAGAACTTCGGCGGCGGCGAGAACTTCAGCCAGCAGCCCATGCGCACGGCGGCGGAGCTCGGCTTCGACGACAGCCGCTACGCCGACGTCCCCGACGACATACGCGAGCTGGACCCCGTCGGCCGCTCCCTGATGCGTGAGGAGCGCCGGGCGGCCCTGGAGGCCCAGTCGCACGGGCAGCCCGCCCTGCCCGGCCAGAACGCCCAGGAACAGGCCGAGACGTCCGGGTACGCCGAGGAGTTCCACGGCCGGCAGGGCTACGACACCGGCCAGGGCTACGACACCGGCCAGACCGGATACCCCGACCAGCCCGCCGCGTACGACCGTCAGGCACCGTACGAGGAGCAGCAGCGGGCGTCGTACGAGGAGCAGCGGCAGACGGCTTACGAGGAGCCGCAGCGGGGCGCGTACGACGAGCAGTACTACGCGCCGAACGGCGGTCTGCCGCAGAACGACACCTTCTCGCCGAACGGCGGCTACCCGGACCCCTCCTCCTATGCGGAGCCGGCGCAGGAGGAGCACTCGGCGCCGGGCTCGGGCGGGCCCGGCAGCTTCCCCGCCTTCGAGCAGCGGCGCCACCAGGACGACTGGCCGCAGCAGGACGGTTACCAGAACGGCTACCCGAGCCAGTACCCTTCTCAGGCCCAGGAAACGGAATCCGCGCAGGCCGCTGACGCGAGTGAGCAGGACCGCGTAGGCTTCGACCGTCCGGGACCGGCCCACTCCGCCGCACCCTCGCTGACCGACGCCGGGCTTCCCCGCCGCGGGTCCGCCGCGAACGGTGCGAACGGCGCGGGCGGCGCCCGGCACGCGAGCCAGGAGCCTCCGGCCTCGGCCTCCACCCCGGAGAGCAACGGCGACAGCGACTGGCGCTCGGCGAACGACGAGCGGTGGCAGCAGGCCTCGCAGCTCCGGAAGCCCAAGGCGGGCGGGGTCACCTCCTCCGGCCTGCCGAGGCGGGTGCCCAAGGCCAACCTGATCGAGGGTTCCGCCGAGAGCACTCCCCAGGGAGGCCCACAGGTCTCCCGCGCCCCGGAGGACGTCCGGGGCAGGCTGAGCAACCTGCGTCGCGGCGTACAGCGCGGACGCAACGCAGGCAGTGAAACGAACGGCCAGGGCTTCGGTCCTGACAGCACCTACAACCAGGAGCGTTAG
- a CDS encoding roadblock/LC7 domain-containing protein has translation MSQAAQNLNWLITNFVDNTPGVSHTVVVSADGLLLAMSEGFPRDRADQLAAVASGLTSLTAGASRIFEGGSVNQTVVEMERGFLFIMSISDGSSLAVLAHPEADIGLIGYEMALLVDRAGTVLTPDLRAELQGSLLN, from the coding sequence ATGAGCCAGGCGGCACAGAACCTGAACTGGTTGATCACCAACTTCGTGGACAACACCCCGGGGGTGTCCCACACGGTGGTGGTCTCCGCCGACGGACTCCTTCTGGCGATGTCCGAAGGCTTCCCCCGCGACCGCGCCGACCAGCTCGCGGCCGTCGCCTCCGGTCTGACGTCTCTGACGGCAGGCGCCTCCCGGATCTTCGAGGGCGGAAGCGTCAATCAGACGGTTGTGGAGATGGAGCGGGGATTCCTGTTCATCATGTCCATCTCCGACGGCTCGTCGCTCGCGGTTCTCGCACATCCGGAGGCGGACATCGGCCTCATCGGATACGAGATGGCGCTGCTGGTTGACCGAGCCGGTACGGTCCTGACACCGGACCTTCGCGCGGAGCTCCAGGGGAGCCTGCTCAACTAA
- a CDS encoding DUF742 domain-containing protein yields the protein MATPPGGSSSGNWSYGPAQGQGDGGQNPNRYNFPSAPSHRQPYAPQGPGPSPYDQPPAPRIQPVQPQRRTPEPAPAGASNNPLVRPYAMTGGRTRPRYQLAIEALVHTTAQPHQMQGQLPEHQRICNLCREIKSVAEISALLTIPLGVARILVADLAEAGLVAIHQPGGDENAGGQPDVTLLERVLSGLRKL from the coding sequence GTGGCAACACCCCCAGGCGGTTCGTCTTCGGGCAACTGGTCGTACGGCCCTGCCCAGGGCCAGGGCGACGGTGGGCAGAACCCGAACCGTTACAACTTCCCCTCCGCACCGAGCCACCGGCAGCCGTACGCGCCACAGGGCCCCGGCCCGTCGCCGTACGACCAGCCGCCGGCCCCGCGCATCCAGCCCGTGCAGCCGCAGCGCCGCACCCCAGAGCCGGCGCCCGCAGGGGCGTCGAACAACCCGCTGGTGCGTCCGTACGCCATGACCGGTGGCCGGACCCGCCCGCGTTACCAGCTCGCCATCGAGGCGCTGGTGCACACCACTGCGCAGCCGCACCAGATGCAGGGCCAGTTGCCCGAGCATCAGCGGATCTGCAACCTCTGCCGGGAAATCAAGTCGGTCGCCGAGATCTCGGCGCTCCTCACGATCCCCCTCGGCGTGGCCAGGATCCTCGTCGCCGACTTGGCGGAGGCGGGACTGGTCGCCATCCATCAGCCCGGCGGCGACGAGAACGCCGGCGGCCAGCCAGACGTGACACTGCTCGAAAGGGTGCTCAGTGGACTTCGCAAGCTCTAG
- a CDS encoding GTP-binding protein, which translates to MDFASSSGGPSRSTTSAKIVVAGGFGVGKTTFVGAVSEINPLRTEAVMTSASAGIDDLTHTGDKTTTTVAMDFGRITLDQDLILYLFGTPGQDRFWFMWDDLVRGAIGAIVLVDTRRLADCFPAVDYFENSGLPFVIALNGFDGQQPYTPDEVREALQIGPDTPIITTDARHRADAKSALITLVEHALMARLR; encoded by the coding sequence GTGGACTTCGCAAGCTCTAGCGGCGGTCCTTCCCGCTCCACCACCTCGGCGAAGATCGTGGTGGCGGGTGGCTTCGGCGTGGGCAAGACCACGTTCGTCGGGGCCGTCTCGGAGATCAACCCGCTGCGTACCGAGGCCGTCATGACGTCAGCTTCGGCCGGCATCGACGACCTCACCCACACCGGGGACAAGACGACCACGACGGTCGCCATGGACTTCGGCCGTATCACCCTGGACCAGGACCTGATCCTGTACCTGTTCGGTACGCCGGGACAGGACCGCTTCTGGTTCATGTGGGACGACCTGGTGCGCGGCGCCATCGGCGCGATCGTGCTGGTCGACACGAGGCGTCTCGCCGACTGCTTCCCGGCCGTCGACTACTTCGAGAACAGCGGCCTGCCGTTCGTGATCGCGCTGAACGGCTTCGACGGCCAGCAGCCGTACACGCCGGACGAGGTCCGCGAAGCCCTCCAGATCGGCCCCGACACGCCGATCATCACGACGGACGCCCGCCACCGCGCGGACGCGAAGTCGGCGCTGATCACGCTGGTCGAGCACGCGCTGATGGCCCGCCTGCGGTAA
- a CDS encoding acyl-CoA carboxylase subunit epsilon, with amino-acid sequence MDIPDIRVEKGHAEPEEVAAITAILLARAAARPTDPTPAHRGRIKAGWRRLEREPGFRAPHSWR; translated from the coding sequence ATGGACATCCCTGACATCCGCGTCGAGAAGGGCCACGCCGAGCCCGAGGAAGTCGCCGCCATCACGGCGATCCTCCTGGCGCGCGCCGCCGCCCGCCCCACGGACCCGACCCCGGCCCACCGAGGCCGCATCAAGGCAGGCTGGCGCCGCCTGGAACGCGAGCCGGGCTTCAGGGCCCCGCACAGCTGGCGCTGA
- a CDS encoding acyl-CoA carboxylase subunit beta, whose translation MTVLDEAPGEPTDARGRVAELHEIRAQAVAGPSEKATEAQHAKGKLTARERIELLLDPDSFREVEQLRRHRATGFGLEAKKPYTDGVITGWGTVEGRTVFVYAHDFRIFGGALGEAHATKIHKIMDMAIAAGAPLVSLNDGAGARIQEGVSALAGYGGIFQRNTRASGVIPQISVMLGPCAGGAAYSPALTDFVFMVRDTSQMFITGPDVVKAVTGEEITQNGLGGADVHAETSGVCHFAYDDEETCIAEVRYLLSLLPQNNRENPPRAESTDPADRRSDVLLDLVPADGNRPYDMAKVIEEIVDDGDYLEVHERWARNIICALGRMDGQVVGIIANQPQVLAGVLDIEASEKAARFVQMCDAFNIPIVTLLDVPGFLPGVDQEHGGIIRHGAKLLYAYCNATVPRISLILRKAYGGAYIVMDSQSIGADLTYAWPTNEIAVMGAEGAANVIFRRQIADAEDPEAMRARMVKEYKSELMHPYYAAERGLVDDVIDPAETREVLIKSLAMLQTKHADLPSRKHGNPPQ comes from the coding sequence ATGACCGTTTTGGATGAGGCGCCGGGTGAGCCGACCGACGCGCGCGGACGCGTGGCCGAACTGCACGAGATCCGTGCGCAGGCGGTGGCCGGACCGAGCGAGAAGGCGACCGAGGCGCAGCACGCCAAGGGCAAGCTGACCGCGCGGGAGCGCATCGAACTCCTCCTCGACCCGGACTCCTTCCGCGAGGTCGAGCAGCTGCGCCGGCACCGGGCCACCGGCTTCGGCCTGGAGGCCAAGAAGCCGTACACCGACGGTGTGATCACCGGCTGGGGCACGGTGGAGGGCCGGACGGTCTTCGTCTACGCCCATGACTTCCGCATCTTCGGCGGTGCGCTGGGCGAGGCCCACGCCACGAAGATCCACAAGATCATGGACATGGCCATCGCGGCCGGTGCGCCCCTGGTTTCCCTGAACGACGGCGCGGGCGCCCGCATCCAGGAGGGCGTCTCCGCGCTCGCCGGTTACGGCGGCATCTTCCAGCGCAACACCAGGGCGAGCGGAGTCATCCCGCAGATCTCGGTGATGCTCGGCCCGTGCGCGGGCGGCGCGGCCTACAGCCCGGCCCTGACCGACTTCGTCTTCATGGTCCGTGACACCTCGCAGATGTTCATCACCGGCCCCGACGTCGTCAAGGCGGTCACCGGCGAGGAGATCACCCAGAACGGCCTCGGCGGCGCGGACGTCCACGCCGAGACGTCCGGCGTCTGCCACTTCGCCTACGACGACGAAGAGACCTGCATCGCCGAGGTCCGCTACCTGCTGTCCCTCCTCCCGCAGAACAACCGCGAGAACCCGCCCCGCGCCGAGTCGACGGACCCCGCCGACCGCCGCAGCGACGTCCTCCTGGACCTGGTCCCGGCGGACGGCAACCGGCCGTACGACATGGCCAAGGTCATCGAGGAGATCGTCGACGACGGCGACTACCTGGAGGTCCACGAGCGCTGGGCCCGCAACATCATCTGCGCGCTGGGCCGGATGGACGGCCAGGTCGTCGGCATCATCGCCAACCAGCCGCAGGTGCTCGCCGGTGTCCTGGACATCGAGGCCTCCGAGAAGGCGGCCCGCTTCGTCCAGATGTGCGACGCCTTCAACATCCCGATCGTCACTCTTCTGGACGTCCCCGGCTTCCTCCCGGGCGTCGACCAGGAGCACGGTGGCATCATCCGCCACGGCGCGAAGCTCCTCTACGCCTACTGCAACGCGACCGTGCCGAGGATCTCGCTGATCCTGCGCAAGGCCTACGGAGGTGCGTACATCGTCATGGACAGCCAGTCCATCGGCGCGGACCTCACCTACGCCTGGCCGACCAACGAGATCGCCGTCATGGGCGCGGAGGGTGCGGCCAACGTCATCTTCCGCCGCCAGATCGCCGACGCCGAGGACCCCGAGGCCATGCGGGCCCGCATGGTCAAGGAGTACAAGTCCGAGCTGATGCACCCCTACTACGCGGCGGAGCGCGGCCTGGTCGACGACGTCATCGACCCCGCGGAAACCCGCGAGGTGCTGATCAAGTCCCTCGCGATGCTCCAGACCAAGCACGCCGACCTGCCCTCCCGCAAGCACGGCAACCCTCCGCAGTAA
- a CDS encoding polysaccharide lyase 8 family protein produces MTPQRRVFSRRTAEAAAPLRPGRRAMLLAAAALAATGGATPGPRGADAQGPEADVGADPYDTLRRRWLAIALGTGYDPAAQPYASRLAETGELARALLSTMAPAADSLWPGHPFDPPAGITMSYSRLWTMTQAYVQQGTGSTADPDLLTGVLRGLDHLSATVYNPATTRYGNWWEWQIGSPRLLTDITAALYDQLGDARIRAVCAAVDHFVPDSALGDYSGTSTGANRVDLCRSVALRGVLGRDPAKIALARDALSPVFAYVTRGDGLYADGSFVQHSWVAYSGTYGQVVLDGLGRLFALLAGSDWEVTDPNRQIVLDSVEHAYAPLILDGLVMDSVNGRAISRGLLASDDRKVMRSDHFHGRQLIAAIALLAAGASPAERDRWHARVKGWIERDTVTPVLTARQFGVADLARLHAIAASPGPAAPEPTGHRLFAAMDRAVHRRPGFTVNLAMASDRIAHYECGNGENPRGWHTGAGMVSWWAGASDQYTDWFWPTVDWYRLPGTTVSTKRLADREGGEWGTARPDARWVGGTTDGEYAALGQHLKGLGSTLQARKSWFFVADAVICLGAGISCADGVPVETVVDNRNLGENGTQTFVRGPDWAHLEDHGGWILLDGEPKALREDRTGAWSDINTGGTRERRTRRWQTLWIDHGTDPEDATYAYVLMPGASRRAVARRAADRHWMSVLANDAGRQAVGVPSLGLTAANFWRAGTAGPLTASAGASVLTVRRGRTATLCVSEPPRTGQPLEITWNRPVRRVTHTDETVDVLSTGHRLRVRVTPGEACATHVCEVTLA; encoded by the coding sequence ATGACTCCCCAGCGTCGCGTCTTCTCCCGCCGTACGGCAGAGGCCGCCGCCCCTCTCCGCCCCGGCCGTCGCGCCATGCTGCTCGCGGCCGCGGCCCTGGCGGCGACCGGCGGCGCGACGCCCGGGCCCCGCGGCGCCGACGCTCAAGGCCCCGAGGCCGACGTCGGCGCCGACCCGTACGACACCCTCCGCCGGCGCTGGCTCGCCATCGCCCTCGGCACCGGCTACGACCCGGCCGCGCAGCCGTACGCCTCCCGCCTCGCCGAGACCGGCGAACTCGCCCGCGCCCTGCTCTCCACCATGGCCCCGGCGGCGGACTCCCTCTGGCCCGGCCACCCCTTCGACCCGCCGGCCGGCATCACCATGAGCTACAGCCGCCTGTGGACCATGACCCAGGCCTACGTCCAGCAGGGCACCGGCTCGACCGCCGACCCGGACCTCCTCACCGGCGTCCTGCGCGGCCTCGACCACCTCTCCGCCACGGTCTACAACCCCGCCACCACCCGCTACGGCAACTGGTGGGAATGGCAGATCGGCAGCCCGCGCCTGCTCACCGACATCACGGCCGCCCTGTACGACCAGCTGGGCGACGCCCGGATCCGGGCCGTCTGCGCCGCCGTCGACCACTTCGTGCCCGACTCGGCCCTCGGCGACTACTCCGGCACGTCCACCGGTGCCAACCGGGTCGACCTGTGCCGCTCCGTCGCCCTGCGCGGCGTCCTGGGCCGCGACCCGGCCAAGATCGCCCTCGCCCGCGACGCGCTCTCCCCGGTCTTCGCGTACGTCACCCGGGGCGACGGCCTCTACGCCGACGGCTCCTTCGTCCAGCACAGCTGGGTCGCCTACTCGGGCACCTACGGCCAGGTCGTGCTCGACGGCCTGGGCCGCCTCTTCGCCCTGCTCGCCGGATCCGACTGGGAGGTCACCGACCCGAACCGGCAGATCGTCCTCGACAGCGTCGAGCACGCCTACGCACCGCTCATCCTCGACGGGCTCGTCATGGACAGCGTCAACGGCCGCGCCATCAGCCGCGGACTCCTGGCCTCGGACGACCGCAAGGTCATGCGCAGCGACCACTTCCACGGCCGGCAGCTCATCGCGGCCATCGCGCTCCTCGCGGCCGGGGCGAGCCCGGCGGAACGCGACCGCTGGCACGCCCGTGTCAAGGGCTGGATCGAACGGGACACCGTCACCCCGGTCCTGACGGCACGCCAGTTCGGCGTCGCCGACCTGGCCCGGCTGCACGCGATCGCCGCCTCGCCCGGGCCGGCCGCACCCGAACCCACCGGCCACCGCCTCTTCGCCGCCATGGACCGCGCCGTCCACCGCCGCCCCGGCTTCACCGTGAACCTCGCCATGGCCAGCGACCGCATCGCCCACTACGAGTGCGGCAACGGCGAGAACCCGCGCGGCTGGCACACGGGCGCCGGGATGGTCTCCTGGTGGGCCGGCGCGAGCGACCAGTACACGGACTGGTTCTGGCCGACCGTGGACTGGTACCGCCTGCCCGGCACCACCGTCTCCACCAAGCGCCTCGCCGACCGGGAAGGCGGCGAGTGGGGCACGGCCCGCCCGGACGCGCGCTGGGTCGGCGGCACCACCGACGGCGAGTACGCCGCGCTCGGCCAGCACCTCAAGGGCCTCGGCTCCACGCTCCAGGCCCGCAAGTCCTGGTTCTTCGTCGCGGACGCGGTGATTTGCCTGGGCGCCGGGATCAGCTGCGCCGACGGCGTCCCGGTGGAGACGGTCGTCGACAACCGCAACCTCGGCGAGAACGGCACCCAGACCTTCGTACGGGGCCCGGACTGGGCCCACCTGGAGGACCACGGCGGCTGGATCCTGCTCGACGGCGAGCCGAAGGCGCTGCGCGAGGACCGCACCGGCGCCTGGTCCGACATCAACACCGGCGGTACGAGGGAGCGGCGCACCCGCCGCTGGCAGACCCTCTGGATCGACCACGGCACCGACCCGGAGGACGCCACGTACGCCTACGTCCTCATGCCCGGCGCGTCCCGCCGCGCGGTCGCGCGCCGCGCCGCCGACCGTCACTGGATGTCGGTCCTCGCCAACGACGCCGGCCGTCAGGCGGTCGGCGTGCCCTCGCTCGGCCTGACCGCCGCGAACTTCTGGCGCGCCGGCACGGCGGGCCCGCTCACCGCATCCGCCGGCGCGAGCGTGCTGACCGTCCGCCGGGGCCGTACGGCTACCCTCTGCGTGAGCGAACCGCCCCGCACGGGGCAACCGCTGGAGATCACCTGGAACCGCCCCGTCCGCCGGGTCACCCACACGGACGAGACGGTCGACGTACTCTCCACAGGCCACCGGCTGCGGGTGCGCGTCACCCCCGGGGAGGCATGCGCCACCCACGTCTGTGAGGTGACTCTCGCCTGA
- a CDS encoding SDR family NAD(P)-dependent oxidoreductase, with protein MTLTGSGSAYDPPAGAAPRRPAAPSPAGEHGPPRRLDRRVALVTGASSGIGAATARRFAMDGWQLLLTGRDRHRLERTASGTSAVVLPADLAAPDGPRLLAQSALHRTGRVDVLVAGAGIGWAGPFAAMPHTDIDRVLTLDLNATLHLVREVLPSMIAAGQGRVVLIGSIAGCVGVREEAVYSAAKAALAAFSEALRQELRGTGVGVTLVVPGPVDTAFFARRGKPYDRSHPRKVSPGRVAGAVWDAVREDRDQVYVPAWLALPDRLRALAPGVFRRLLNRFG; from the coding sequence ATGACACTCACCGGCTCCGGCTCGGCCTACGACCCACCGGCGGGCGCCGCCCCACGCCGCCCTGCAGCCCCCTCCCCGGCGGGCGAGCACGGGCCGCCGCGGCGGCTGGACCGGCGCGTGGCCCTCGTCACCGGGGCCTCCTCGGGCATCGGGGCGGCCACGGCACGGCGGTTCGCCATGGACGGCTGGCAGCTGCTCCTCACCGGGCGCGACCGGCACCGCCTGGAGCGGACGGCGTCCGGCACCTCGGCCGTCGTGCTGCCCGCCGACCTCGCCGCCCCGGACGGTCCGCGCCTGCTGGCCCAGTCCGCGCTGCACAGGACCGGACGGGTCGACGTCCTGGTCGCCGGGGCGGGCATCGGCTGGGCCGGCCCGTTCGCCGCCATGCCGCACACCGACATCGACCGGGTGCTGACCCTGGACCTCAACGCCACGCTCCACCTCGTGCGCGAGGTGCTGCCCTCCATGATCGCGGCCGGGCAGGGCCGGGTGGTGCTGATCGGCTCGATCGCGGGCTGCGTGGGTGTACGGGAGGAAGCGGTGTACTCCGCCGCCAAGGCCGCCCTGGCCGCCTTCTCCGAGGCGCTGCGCCAGGAACTGCGCGGCACGGGCGTGGGCGTGACCCTCGTGGTGCCCGGGCCCGTCGACACGGCCTTCTTCGCCCGCCGCGGCAAGCCCTACGACCGCTCCCACCCCCGGAAGGTCTCGCCCGGCCGCGTCGCCGGCGCCGTCTGGGACGCCGTGCGCGAGGACCGCGACCAGGTCTACGTCCCCGCCTGGCTGGCCCTCCCGGACCGCCTCCGCGCCCTGGCCCCGGGGGTGTTCAGACGCCTGCTGAACCGCTTCGGCTGA